From Demequina lutea, a single genomic window includes:
- a CDS encoding GNAT family N-acetyltransferase — protein sequence MTLAVRVVEPSELGRLQEIGELTALAYLADGLIDNAHPYVPQLRDASARAEHALLLAIFDGGAGEGKIVGTLTLVPPGSKFAELAQRDEFELRMLAVSPMERGRGIGGELTRAALDMAVERGARRVVLSTMDTMHAAHRLYERIGFLRREDLDWVVVDNPDGSVSQVNLAEDPSCAQDGVKLLGYSWEPAQ from the coding sequence ATGACTTTAGCGGTACGCGTCGTGGAACCGTCCGAACTGGGCCGGCTCCAAGAGATTGGCGAACTCACAGCACTTGCCTATCTGGCGGATGGGCTGATCGACAACGCCCACCCCTACGTCCCGCAATTGCGTGACGCCTCGGCCCGCGCGGAGCACGCCCTGCTTCTGGCGATCTTCGATGGAGGTGCGGGAGAGGGCAAGATCGTAGGCACGCTCACCCTTGTACCCCCAGGTTCCAAATTCGCGGAACTTGCTCAGCGCGATGAGTTCGAGCTGAGGATGCTCGCCGTGTCTCCCATGGAACGCGGTCGCGGCATCGGTGGGGAACTGACCCGTGCCGCGCTCGACATGGCCGTGGAGCGCGGTGCCCGCCGTGTGGTCCTGTCGACGATGGACACGATGCATGCCGCCCACCGGCTGTATGAGCGGATCGGCTTCCTGCGGCGCGAGGACCTCGACTGGGTGGTGGTCGACAACCCCGACGGCTCCGTGTCGCAGGTGAACCTGGCCGAAGACCCGAGTTGCGCCCAGGACGGCGTGAAGCTGCTGGGCTATTCGTGGGAGCCCGCCCAGTAG
- the gatC gene encoding Asp-tRNA(Asn)/Glu-tRNA(Gln) amidotransferase subunit GatC → MSTLSRADVARLAALARIDMTDEDLDRLSGQLAAIVDAVALVAEVAAADVPATSHPIPMSNVHRPDVVRPSLTQAEVLSGAPDAEDGRFRVPRILGEEA, encoded by the coding sequence ATGTCCACACTCAGCCGCGCAGACGTCGCGCGACTGGCCGCACTTGCGCGCATCGACATGACCGACGAGGACCTCGACAGGCTGTCAGGACAACTGGCCGCCATCGTCGACGCCGTCGCGCTCGTGGCCGAAGTCGCGGCCGCCGACGTCCCCGCCACCTCCCACCCGATCCCCATGAGCAACGTGCACCGCCCCGACGTGGTGCGACCGTCTCTCACTCAGGCCGAGGTGCTCTCTGGGGCTCCCGACGCCGAGGACGGCCGATTCCGTGTGCCGCGCATCCTGGGGGAGGAAGCATGA
- the gatA gene encoding Asp-tRNA(Asn)/Glu-tRNA(Gln) amidotransferase subunit GatA, with protein sequence MTDWTRSTAVEMAEALRSGAVSSVALTQAHLDRIAAVDGPVHAFLHVDAEGALATAAAVDADRAAGVDMPFLAGVPVAVKDLVVTKGLPTTAGSRILEGWIPPYDATVITKLKAARMPILGKTNMDEFAMGSSTEHSGYGPTHNPWDLDRIPGGSGGGSAAAIAAFEAPLAIGSDTGGSIRQPAAVTATVGVKPTYGGVSRYGAIALASSLDQLGPCGRTVEDTAALHEVMGGHDPMDATSLDEPVPACLAAARDGRENGLAGVRIGVVKELGGDGYQAGVRQRFAESLDHLRALGAEIVEVSCPSFKYALAAYYLILPSEASSNLAKFDSVRFGKRVERDTIEKTMLATRAEGFGDEVKRRIILGTYALSAGYYDAYYGSAQKVRTLIQRDFAAAFELADVLVSPTAPTTPFKLGEKLNDPLSMYLQDVATIPVNLAGIPAMSLPSGTAPEDGLPVGFQIIAPAHEDARLYRVGAALEKALVAQWGGSLASLAPELEVTR encoded by the coding sequence ATGACCGACTGGACCCGCTCCACCGCGGTTGAGATGGCCGAGGCCCTGCGATCGGGGGCTGTTTCCTCCGTGGCGCTCACCCAGGCCCACCTGGATCGCATCGCCGCCGTCGATGGTCCCGTGCACGCATTCCTGCACGTTGACGCGGAGGGCGCGCTCGCGACCGCCGCAGCAGTGGACGCCGACCGCGCCGCCGGCGTCGACATGCCGTTTCTTGCGGGTGTTCCCGTCGCCGTCAAGGACCTCGTCGTCACCAAGGGCCTGCCGACCACCGCCGGCTCTCGCATCCTCGAGGGCTGGATTCCTCCTTATGACGCCACGGTGATCACGAAGCTCAAGGCCGCGCGCATGCCCATTCTTGGCAAGACCAACATGGACGAGTTCGCGATGGGTTCCTCCACCGAGCACAGCGGCTATGGTCCCACGCACAACCCGTGGGACCTGGACCGCATCCCCGGTGGCTCTGGCGGCGGATCGGCCGCTGCGATCGCCGCCTTCGAGGCTCCGCTCGCGATCGGCTCGGACACCGGCGGCTCGATCCGCCAGCCCGCCGCCGTCACCGCCACAGTGGGCGTCAAACCCACCTACGGCGGGGTGAGTCGCTATGGTGCGATCGCCCTCGCGTCTTCCCTCGACCAGCTCGGCCCGTGCGGCCGCACCGTGGAGGACACCGCGGCGCTGCACGAGGTCATGGGCGGTCACGACCCGATGGACGCCACCAGCCTCGACGAGCCCGTGCCTGCGTGCCTGGCCGCCGCCCGCGACGGCCGCGAAAACGGACTGGCGGGGGTACGCATCGGCGTGGTGAAGGAGCTTGGCGGCGATGGCTATCAGGCCGGTGTTCGCCAGCGCTTCGCCGAGTCACTCGATCACCTGCGTGCCTTGGGCGCCGAGATTGTCGAGGTGAGTTGCCCGTCGTTCAAGTACGCGCTCGCCGCGTACTACCTGATCCTCCCGTCGGAGGCCTCGAGCAACCTGGCCAAGTTCGACTCGGTGCGCTTCGGCAAGCGCGTCGAGAGGGACACGATCGAGAAGACGATGCTCGCCACGCGCGCCGAGGGTTTTGGTGACGAGGTCAAGCGCCGCATCATCCTGGGCACCTACGCCCTGTCGGCCGGCTATTACGACGCGTATTACGGCTCGGCTCAGAAGGTGCGCACGCTCATTCAGCGCGACTTCGCCGCGGCATTCGAACTGGCCGACGTCCTCGTGTCGCCCACGGCTCCCACGACGCCGTTCAAGTTGGGGGAGAAGCTGAACGACCCGCTGTCGATGTACCTGCAGGACGTCGCGACGATCCCCGTGAACCTCGCGGGGATTCCCGCGATGTCTCTTCCCTCGGGCACGGCGCCCGAGGATGGCCTGCCCGTCGGCTTCCAAATCATCGCCCCCGCGCACGAGGACGCCCGCCTGTACCGCGTCGGCGCGGCGCTCGAGAAGGCGCTTGTCGCGCAATGGGGAGGCTCCTTGGCCTCGCTGGCCCCCGAGCTGGAGGTGACGCGATGA
- the gatB gene encoding Asp-tRNA(Asn)/Glu-tRNA(Gln) amidotransferase subunit GatB has protein sequence MSAAAHLVGYDDAMESFDPVFGIEVHVELNTKTKMFCGCENTFGNEANTQVCPVCLGLPGSMPVVNEKAVESAIRLGLSLGCSIRESSRFARKNYFYPDLAKDYQISQYDEPTSYEGSLDVVLDDGTVVTIGIERAHMEEDAGKNTHVGGSGGIQGADYSLVDYNRGGVPLVEIVTKPIEGMGIRTAEVARAYVATIRDIVRALGISDGRMEQGRLRADVNLSLRAKAGPGEDQSAIKFGKRSETKNVNSLRAVERSIHYEAGRQAALLLAGEPVVQETRFWHEDTSSTTPGRSKEEAEDYRYFPEPDLLPVEPSREWVEELRATIPEHPAKMRARLQADWGFADLEMRDVVAADALDFIADTVAAGTTPQAARKWWMGELARVANERDISLGDMPVTPADIAELQGLIDAGTINDKLARQALEGTLAGEGSPAAVVAARGLVVVSDDSALEAAVDEALASQPEVLDKIREGKLQAAGAIVGAVMKATKGQADAARVREIILARAGVEG, from the coding sequence ATGAGTGCCGCCGCACACCTCGTCGGTTACGACGACGCGATGGAGAGCTTCGACCCAGTCTTCGGCATCGAGGTCCACGTCGAACTCAACACCAAGACCAAGATGTTCTGCGGTTGCGAGAACACCTTTGGCAACGAGGCAAACACCCAGGTGTGCCCCGTATGTCTCGGTCTACCAGGGTCGATGCCCGTCGTCAACGAGAAGGCGGTCGAGTCGGCCATCCGACTGGGGCTCTCGCTGGGCTGCTCGATTCGCGAGTCGAGCCGCTTCGCGCGCAAGAACTACTTCTACCCCGACCTGGCGAAGGACTACCAGATCTCCCAGTACGACGAGCCCACCTCGTACGAGGGCTCCCTCGACGTCGTGCTCGACGACGGCACGGTCGTGACCATCGGCATCGAGCGCGCGCACATGGAAGAGGATGCGGGCAAGAACACCCACGTGGGCGGCAGCGGCGGCATCCAGGGTGCGGACTATTCGCTCGTCGACTACAACCGCGGCGGCGTGCCGCTCGTGGAGATCGTCACCAAGCCGATCGAGGGCATGGGTATCCGCACCGCCGAGGTCGCCCGCGCGTATGTCGCGACGATCCGCGACATCGTCAGGGCGCTCGGCATCTCCGACGGCCGCATGGAGCAGGGTCGCCTGCGTGCCGACGTGAACCTGTCGCTGCGCGCCAAGGCCGGGCCGGGCGAGGATCAGAGCGCGATCAAGTTCGGCAAGCGAAGCGAGACCAAGAACGTCAACTCGTTGCGCGCCGTCGAGCGCTCGATTCACTACGAGGCTGGCCGCCAGGCGGCGCTGTTGCTCGCGGGCGAGCCCGTGGTGCAGGAGACGCGCTTCTGGCACGAGGACACGTCCTCGACCACGCCGGGTCGCTCCAAGGAGGAGGCCGAGGACTACCGTTACTTCCCCGAGCCCGACCTTCTCCCGGTCGAGCCCTCGCGCGAGTGGGTCGAGGAGCTCAGGGCCACCATTCCCGAGCACCCGGCCAAGATGCGCGCTCGCCTGCAGGCCGATTGGGGCTTCGCGGACCTCGAAATGCGCGACGTCGTAGCGGCCGATGCGCTCGACTTCATCGCCGACACGGTCGCCGCGGGCACCACGCCGCAGGCCGCTCGCAAGTGGTGGATGGGCGAGCTCGCGCGCGTCGCCAACGAGCGCGACATCAGCCTGGGAGACATGCCGGTGACGCCTGCCGATATTGCCGAACTCCAGGGCCTCATCGACGCCGGAACGATCAACGACAAACTCGCGCGCCAGGCCCTCGAGGGCACGCTCGCGGGCGAGGGATCACCCGCCGCAGTCGTGGCGGCCCGTGGACTCGTGGTGGTCTCGGACGACTCGGCCCTTGAGGCGGCCGTCGACGAGGCTCTCGCCTCGCAGCCAGAGGTGCTCGACAAGATTCGCGAGGGCAAGCTTCAGGCCGCCGGCGCGATCGTCGGTGCGGTCATGAAGGCCACCAAGGGCCAGGCCGACGCCGCGCGGGTTCGCGAGATCATCCTGGCAAGGGCGGGCGTCGAGGGCTAA
- a CDS encoding polysaccharide deacetylase family protein — translation MAPVTTPVKAAAGEGLVCALTFDDGPNGKDTAALLDALRERGITAVFAVIGEQIAAPGGADLLRRTVAEGHVLCNHSTSFADMGNWGADAVRADMQANLAIIREALGDSDARVPFWRAPNGNWGVTAGVAVELGMQPLDVTNVIQDWIDQDADLLAERLSAVMTPGELVLVHDGGGDRAGSVAAALRVVDEKLAQGWRFTLPLGAE, via the coding sequence ATGGCTCCCGTCACCACGCCGGTGAAGGCCGCAGCAGGCGAGGGGCTCGTGTGTGCCCTCACGTTCGATGACGGTCCGAACGGCAAGGACACCGCCGCGCTGCTCGACGCGCTCCGCGAGCGCGGGATCACGGCGGTGTTTGCGGTCATTGGCGAACAGATTGCCGCACCCGGTGGCGCCGACCTATTGCGACGCACCGTCGCCGAGGGCCACGTGCTGTGTAACCACTCGACGTCCTTTGCCGACATGGGGAACTGGGGTGCCGACGCCGTGCGTGCGGACATGCAGGCAAACCTGGCCATCATTCGCGAGGCGCTCGGGGACTCCGACGCACGGGTGCCATTCTGGCGCGCGCCCAACGGCAACTGGGGCGTGACCGCCGGGGTCGCGGTCGAACTTGGAATGCAACCGCTCGACGTGACCAACGTGATCCAGGACTGGATCGATCAGGACGCGGACCTTCTGGCGGAGCGCCTGAGCGCCGTCATGACTCCCGGCGAACTCGTCTTGGTGCACGACGGCGGGGGAGACCGTGCTGGCTCGGTGGCCGCCGCATTGCGCGTAGTCGATGAGAAGTTGGCGCAAGGGTGGCGCTTCACCTTGCCGCTCGGGGCCGAGTAG
- a CDS encoding ROK family transcriptional regulator, giving the protein MARTLAPGRGSRLDATRRHNLSTILTTAHHHPGVSRAELTRLSGLNRSTVGALVAELSELKLVREVAPAEHSSRGRPSPHIYPRAEVTALAINPDYDAVVIGLVGLGGTVHQRERHPWKGTPSVAETVQVATSALERLRRDTKPTPWVIAAGVAVPALVRSDDSSIVRAVHLDWTEEPLGEMLAAALDLPVVVRNDARVATIAETVFGAGRGVRDLVYLNGSPSGVGGGAIVDGVTLRGQDGFGGEMGHTAVAGGREQCHCGRRGCLETEVSLVRLLAALGRESVDPRDLDDELSRAAANPTVRAEIQRQMTVLAGAIGNFISIFNPELVILGGFLGSLYTAAPQMLDSAVARDSFAQISASARIERAQLGSRLLLVGAAELAFLPLLRDPAAHAQPVPK; this is encoded by the coding sequence ATGGCGCGCACCCTCGCGCCCGGTCGAGGCAGTCGTCTCGACGCCACGCGGCGGCACAATCTGTCGACCATTCTGACGACGGCCCACCATCACCCTGGAGTATCGAGGGCGGAACTCACCCGCCTGAGCGGCCTGAATCGCTCGACGGTAGGAGCGCTCGTCGCGGAGTTGAGTGAGCTGAAGCTTGTGCGGGAGGTGGCCCCTGCGGAGCACTCCTCCCGGGGACGCCCCAGCCCTCACATCTACCCGCGTGCCGAGGTGACCGCCCTCGCCATCAATCCCGATTACGACGCCGTCGTCATCGGCCTTGTGGGACTCGGCGGCACGGTGCACCAACGGGAGCGACACCCCTGGAAGGGCACGCCCTCCGTCGCGGAGACCGTCCAGGTCGCGACCTCCGCGCTCGAAAGACTTCGTCGCGACACGAAGCCGACGCCGTGGGTGATTGCGGCGGGGGTTGCGGTTCCCGCGCTCGTGCGCTCCGACGACTCATCGATCGTCCGCGCGGTCCACCTTGACTGGACCGAAGAGCCCCTTGGCGAAATGCTCGCCGCAGCACTGGATTTGCCCGTCGTCGTAAGGAACGACGCCCGCGTCGCGACGATTGCGGAGACCGTCTTCGGCGCCGGGCGAGGAGTGCGCGACCTCGTCTACCTCAACGGCTCTCCTTCCGGGGTCGGCGGTGGGGCCATCGTGGATGGCGTCACCCTCAGGGGCCAGGACGGTTTCGGCGGCGAGATGGGGCACACCGCCGTCGCTGGCGGACGCGAGCAATGCCACTGTGGCCGACGAGGCTGCCTCGAAACGGAGGTGAGCCTCGTGCGGCTGCTGGCTGCGCTTGGCCGCGAGTCGGTGGACCCCCGAGACCTCGACGACGAGCTCTCCCGGGCTGCGGCAAACCCGACGGTCCGCGCAGAAATCCAGCGACAGATGACTGTCCTAGCAGGTGCGATCGGCAACTTCATCTCGATCTTCAACCCAGAGCTCGTGATTCTCGGCGGATTTCTCGGCTCGCTGTACACCGCCGCGCCACAGATGCTCGATTCCGCTGTCGCCCGTGATTCCTTCGCTCAGATCTCGGCGAGCGCGCGCATCGAGCGGGCCCAACTCGGCTCTCGCCTTCTGCTTGTCGGCGCCGCGGAACTCGCGTTCTTGCCGCTGTTGAGGGACCCCGCCGCGCACGCCCAGCCCGTCCCCAAGTAG
- the mmsB gene encoding multiple monosaccharide ABC transporter permease, giving the protein MSEAPTLTATPKKRQTLNINVRDYALLGALIAIVLFFQVATHGKLLLPANVNNLISQNAYVVILAIGMVMVIIAGHIDLSVGSLVAMIGAVSAIAIQYWHQPVWVAILLSLALGAVVGAWQGFWVAFVKVPGFIVTLAGMLIFRGLAIVFLTGGTIGGLPNSYVAIGARWVPAWFGKADKLDVLTLVIGVAAATGYVVSQLASRRKLMVRDLPHESSPVFFTKMALVVVAMLYFALLLAKHNGTPYVLILLGVLVLTYTFVLNRTVFGRHIYAMGGNRFAAMMSGVKTKWVDFFIFVNIGTLAAVAAIVTTSRAGAAQSAAGTWYELDAIASVFIGGAAVSGGVGKISGAVIGALVMGVLNQGLSIMNVDSAWQQVVKGLVLLFAVAFDVINRRRSGSS; this is encoded by the coding sequence ATGTCCGAGGCACCGACCTTGACCGCGACGCCGAAGAAGCGTCAAACGCTCAACATTAACGTCCGCGACTACGCGCTCTTAGGTGCGCTCATCGCGATCGTCCTCTTCTTCCAGGTCGCGACTCACGGAAAGCTCCTGCTTCCCGCGAACGTGAACAACCTGATCAGCCAGAACGCCTACGTCGTCATCCTGGCAATCGGCATGGTCATGGTCATCATCGCCGGACACATCGACCTGTCGGTCGGCTCGCTCGTCGCGATGATCGGCGCCGTGTCTGCCATCGCCATTCAGTATTGGCATCAACCCGTGTGGGTCGCGATCTTGCTCTCGCTCGCGCTCGGCGCAGTTGTTGGCGCTTGGCAAGGCTTCTGGGTGGCGTTCGTCAAGGTACCTGGGTTCATCGTGACGCTCGCCGGAATGCTCATCTTCCGTGGTCTCGCCATCGTGTTCTTGACGGGCGGCACCATCGGCGGCCTGCCCAACAGCTACGTGGCGATCGGCGCTCGCTGGGTGCCCGCGTGGTTCGGCAAGGCAGACAAGCTTGACGTCTTGACCCTCGTGATCGGCGTGGCCGCAGCGACTGGCTACGTCGTGAGCCAACTCGCGTCACGACGCAAGCTCATGGTCAGGGACCTTCCCCACGAGTCGTCTCCCGTCTTCTTCACGAAGATGGCGCTCGTCGTGGTCGCCATGCTGTACTTCGCGCTCCTCCTTGCGAAGCACAACGGAACCCCCTACGTGCTCATCCTGCTCGGCGTGCTTGTGCTGACCTACACGTTCGTTCTCAACCGCACGGTGTTCGGTCGCCACATCTACGCCATGGGTGGAAACCGCTTCGCCGCCATGATGTCCGGCGTCAAGACCAAGTGGGTCGACTTCTTCATCTTCGTGAACATCGGCACCCTTGCCGCGGTGGCCGCGATCGTCACGACGTCGCGCGCTGGAGCCGCCCAGTCGGCGGCGGGCACGTGGTACGAGTTGGACGCCATCGCATCGGTGTTCATCGGTGGAGCAGCCGTCTCAGGTGGTGTGGGTAAGATCTCCGGCGCCGTGATTGGCGCGCTCGTGATGGGTGTGCTCAACCAGGGCCTGTCGATCATGAACGTCGACTCCGCATGGCAGCAGGTCGTGAAGGGCCTCGTGCTTCTCTTTGCTGTTGCATTCGACGTCATCAACAGGCGTCGCTCCGGCTCGTCCTGA
- the mmsA gene encoding multiple monosaccharide ABC transporter ATP-binding protein → MSDVILRMKDIVKEFSGVRALDGVSLDVTRGEVHGICGENGAGKSTLMKVLSGVYPHGHFEGEIEFDGEPAQFGSINDSEAAGIVIIHQELALSPYLSIAENIFLGNERASRGVIDWHETNLQAKTLLDRVGLRDKVTTPVLQLGVGKQQLVEIAKALSKDVKLLILDEPTAALNDDDSAHLLNLIRRLRDEGITSIIISHKLAEIRAIADTITVIRDGHTVDGFTMDDKDNSEGRLIKSMVGRPLNNLFPPRTKNIGEEIFRVENWNAFHPVDTHRQVVKDASFFVRAGEIVGFAGLMGAGRTELAMSIFGRQYGTKISGTVYRRGEQILTRSVDEAIANGIAYVTEDRKRYGLNLLWSIAANITGANLAGVSKYGVIDLHREVAVAEEYREALNIKTDTVTRFTGTLSGGNQQKVVLSKWLNTAPDILILDEPTRGVDVGAKYEIYGIINELAAQGKAIIVISSELPELLGLSDRIYTIAEGRITGDLPREEATQERLMQLMTVGEN, encoded by the coding sequence GTGTCTGATGTGATCTTGAGGATGAAAGACATCGTCAAGGAGTTTTCGGGCGTTCGCGCCCTCGATGGCGTGTCTTTGGACGTCACCCGTGGCGAGGTGCATGGCATTTGCGGTGAGAACGGTGCGGGCAAGTCCACCCTCATGAAGGTGCTTTCGGGCGTTTACCCCCACGGCCACTTTGAAGGCGAGATTGAGTTTGATGGCGAGCCTGCCCAGTTCGGGTCGATCAACGACTCCGAGGCCGCGGGAATCGTCATCATCCACCAGGAGCTTGCCCTCTCTCCCTACCTGTCGATTGCAGAGAACATCTTTCTCGGCAATGAACGCGCATCGCGCGGCGTCATCGACTGGCACGAGACCAACCTGCAGGCCAAGACGCTTCTAGACCGCGTTGGCCTGCGTGACAAGGTCACGACCCCCGTCCTCCAGCTTGGAGTCGGCAAGCAACAACTTGTCGAGATTGCCAAGGCACTGTCGAAGGACGTCAAACTTCTCATTCTCGACGAGCCCACCGCCGCCCTCAACGACGATGACTCGGCACATCTGCTCAACCTCATCAGGCGACTTCGTGACGAGGGCATCACCTCGATCATCATCTCCCACAAGCTGGCGGAGATCCGGGCGATCGCTGACACCATCACTGTTATCCGTGACGGCCACACCGTTGATGGTTTCACCATGGACGACAAGGACAACTCGGAGGGGCGACTCATCAAGTCGATGGTCGGCCGCCCGCTGAACAACCTGTTCCCGCCACGCACCAAGAACATCGGCGAAGAGATCTTCCGGGTGGAAAACTGGAACGCCTTCCACCCGGTCGACACCCACCGTCAGGTCGTGAAGGACGCCTCCTTCTTCGTCCGCGCGGGCGAGATCGTCGGGTTTGCCGGCCTCATGGGCGCCGGGCGCACCGAATTGGCCATGAGCATCTTCGGCCGCCAATACGGCACAAAGATCTCGGGAACCGTGTACCGCCGCGGCGAGCAGATTCTCACCCGTTCGGTCGACGAGGCCATCGCAAACGGCATCGCGTACGTCACCGAGGACCGCAAGCGCTACGGGCTCAACCTCCTCTGGTCCATCGCGGCGAACATCACGGGGGCGAACCTGGCCGGTGTCTCCAAGTACGGAGTCATCGACCTTCACCGTGAAGTCGCCGTTGCGGAGGAATACCGGGAAGCGCTCAACATCAAGACGGATACGGTGACGCGTTTCACCGGCACCCTCTCGGGCGGCAATCAGCAGAAGGTCGTCCTGTCAAAATGGCTCAACACTGCACCCGATATTCTCATCCTCGACGAACCCACTCGGGGCGTCGACGTGGGCGCAAAATACGAGATCTACGGAATCATCAACGAGCTCGCCGCACAGGGCAAGGCGATCATTGTGATCTCCTCGGAACTTCCCGAGCTACTCGGTCTGAGCGATCGCATCTACACGATCGCCGAGGGCCGCATTACGGGTGACTTGCCTCGTGAAGAGGCGACTCAAGAACGACTCATGCAACTGATGACAGTGGGAGAAAACTAG
- the chvE gene encoding multiple monosaccharide ABC transporter substrate-binding protein, which produces MKRRNKLALVAGIGAMALSLAACSSGGTSTTTAASNAPATSAATSATCNVGIAMPTRSLERWINDGEGLQKLLQADGCTVDLQYADNKTDQQISQIQNMVANGANFLVIAAIDGTTLGPVLDTAATAGAKVIAYDRLILGTPNVDYYATFDNYGVGKLQGQYIVDTLGLADGKGPFNLEPFAGSPDDNNAGYFFAGAWDILSPYVDSGKLVVPSGKNPKTDADWKAIGIQGWLSATAQSEMDNRLASFYAGGKKVDVVLSPNDSLAQGISQSLQLAGYTAADFPLLTGQDGDKASVKNILDGVQSMTVWKDTRLLGQRVEMMIKSIMAGQTPEVNDTKTYNNGVKVVPSYLITPEVVTKDTVKSKLIDSGFLKASDVGL; this is translated from the coding sequence ATGAAGAGAAGGAACAAGCTCGCGCTTGTAGCTGGCATCGGCGCCATGGCGCTGTCGCTCGCCGCGTGTTCGTCCGGTGGCACCTCCACCACGACGGCCGCCAGTAATGCACCTGCCACGTCGGCGGCCACCTCGGCCACCTGCAACGTCGGTATCGCAATGCCCACTCGCTCGCTCGAGCGGTGGATCAACGATGGTGAGGGCTTGCAGAAGCTGCTCCAGGCCGACGGCTGCACCGTCGACCTGCAGTACGCAGACAACAAGACCGACCAGCAGATCTCGCAGATCCAGAACATGGTCGCCAACGGTGCGAACTTCCTGGTGATCGCGGCGATCGACGGCACCACGCTCGGCCCGGTACTCGACACCGCGGCCACCGCCGGCGCAAAGGTCATCGCGTACGACCGCCTGATCCTGGGCACGCCGAACGTTGACTACTACGCAACGTTCGACAACTACGGTGTGGGCAAGCTCCAGGGCCAGTACATCGTGGACACCCTCGGCCTGGCCGATGGCAAGGGCCCGTTCAACCTTGAGCCCTTCGCCGGTAGCCCCGACGACAACAACGCCGGATACTTCTTCGCTGGCGCTTGGGACATCCTGAGCCCGTACGTGGACAGCGGCAAGCTCGTTGTTCCTTCGGGCAAGAACCCCAAGACCGACGCTGACTGGAAGGCCATCGGCATCCAGGGTTGGCTCTCTGCCACCGCTCAGTCGGAGATGGACAACCGTCTCGCGTCGTTCTACGCGGGTGGCAAGAAGGTCGATGTGGTGCTCTCACCCAACGACTCTCTCGCACAGGGCATCTCGCAGTCGCTGCAGCTCGCTGGTTACACCGCAGCCGACTTCCCGCTCCTCACGGGCCAGGATGGCGACAAGGCCTCCGTCAAGAACATCCTTGACGGCGTGCAGTCCATGACGGTCTGGAAGGACACCCGTCTTCTCGGCCAGCGCGTCGAAATGATGATCAAGTCCATCATGGCCGGCCAGACCCCCGAGGTGAACGACACCAAGACGTACAACAACGGCGTCAAGGTTGTTCCTTCGTACCTCATCACCCCCGAGGTCGTCACCAAGGACACCGTTAAGTCCAAGCTGATCGACTCCGGCTTCCTCAAGGCCTCTGACGTAGGCCTGTAG